One uncultured Alphaproteobacteria bacterium genomic region harbors:
- the nifA gene encoding Nif-specific regulatory protein produces the protein MPMDRSPRGVAADRGALIETELEILFAVSEVLGRSLDPPQTFARVLDLLHDRGGYVHGFIVLKDEGGGDSAVRAAHRDVGALPGPVRYAAGEGIVGQVIARGETALLPRIADEPAFLHRPGIFDRDLPFIAAPIPGDGEETVGALAVQPPAERALLGERSRFVEIVANLISQSVRLDRRVREAQQEVRDERDTLRRRVRGQHGFDTIVGHTPVMRQVFEQVRLVSKWNTTVLIRGESGTGKELIANAIHYNSPRAAQPFVKLNCAALPENLLESEMFGHEKGAFTGAQAQRKGRFELADGGTLFLDEIGEISGLFQSKLLRVLQEGEFERVGGTETLKVDVRVIAATNRDLEDAVAGGGFREDLYYRLNVMPIRTPPLRERIEDIPDLARFMVDKIARVQRRTLSIDDDAIRLLLRHRWPGNVRELENSLERAAILSETGVIDERAVTLAGLRMAPPSGPDAPPRALARTPPADLDDPGLSERDRVVAALERAGWVQAKAARLLNMTPRQIAYRIQTLGIDVKQF, from the coding sequence ATGCCGATGGACCGATCCCCGCGCGGCGTCGCGGCCGACCGCGGCGCGCTGATCGAAACCGAGCTCGAGATCCTGTTCGCGGTGAGCGAGGTGCTGGGGCGGTCGCTCGACCCGCCGCAAACCTTCGCCCGGGTGCTCGACCTGCTGCACGACCGCGGCGGCTACGTCCACGGCTTCATCGTCCTCAAGGACGAAGGCGGCGGAGACTCCGCGGTGCGCGCCGCCCATCGCGACGTCGGCGCGCTGCCCGGGCCGGTGCGCTACGCGGCGGGCGAGGGAATCGTCGGCCAGGTGATCGCGCGCGGCGAAACCGCGCTCCTGCCGCGCATCGCCGACGAGCCCGCGTTCCTCCACCGCCCCGGGATCTTCGACCGCGACCTGCCGTTCATCGCCGCGCCGATCCCCGGCGACGGCGAGGAGACCGTCGGCGCGCTCGCCGTTCAGCCGCCCGCCGAACGCGCGCTGCTGGGCGAACGCTCGCGCTTCGTCGAGATCGTCGCCAACCTGATCTCGCAGTCGGTGCGGCTCGACCGCCGCGTCCGCGAGGCGCAGCAGGAGGTGCGGGACGAACGCGACACGCTGCGCCGCCGGGTGCGCGGCCAGCACGGCTTCGACACCATCGTCGGCCACACGCCGGTGATGCGGCAAGTGTTCGAACAGGTGCGGCTGGTGTCGAAGTGGAACACCACGGTGCTGATCCGCGGCGAAAGCGGCACCGGCAAGGAACTGATCGCCAACGCGATCCACTACAATTCGCCGCGCGCCGCGCAGCCGTTCGTCAAGCTCAACTGTGCGGCGCTGCCGGAAAACCTGCTGGAATCCGAAATGTTCGGCCACGAGAAGGGGGCGTTCACCGGCGCGCAGGCGCAGCGCAAGGGGCGCTTCGAGCTCGCCGACGGCGGCACCCTGTTCCTCGACGAGATCGGCGAGATCTCCGGCCTGTTCCAATCGAAGCTGCTGCGCGTCCTGCAGGAGGGCGAGTTCGAGCGGGTCGGCGGCACCGAAACCCTCAAGGTCGACGTGCGCGTCATCGCCGCCACCAACCGCGACCTCGAAGACGCGGTCGCCGGGGGCGGCTTCCGCGAGGATCTCTACTACCGCCTCAACGTCATGCCGATCCGCACGCCGCCGCTGCGCGAACGCATCGAGGACATCCCCGACCTCGCCCGCTTCATGGTCGACAAGATCGCCCGCGTCCAGCGCCGGACGCTGTCGATCGACGACGACGCGATCCGCCTGCTGCTGCGCCACCGCTGGCCCGGCAACGTCCGCGAACTCGAAAACAGCCTCGAACGCGCGGCGATCCTGTCGGAAACCGGCGTCATCGACGAGCGCGCGGTGACCCTCGCCGGCTTGCGGATGGCCCCGCCCTCCGGACCCGACGCACCGCCCCGCGCCCTCGCCCGTACCCCGCCCGCCGACCTCGACGACCCCGGCCTTTCGGAACGCGACCGCGTCGTCGCCGCCCTCGAACGCGCCGGATGGGTGCAGGCCAAGGCCGCCCGCCTCCTCAACATGACCCCGCGCCAGATCGCCTACCGCATCCAGACCCTCGGCATCGACGTGAAGCAGTTCTGA
- the rsxB gene encoding putative iron-sulfur protein (Evidence 3 : Function proposed based on presence of conserved amino acid motif, structural feature or limited homology; PubMedId : 10637328, 12773378; Product type pc : putative carrier): MIEAIVGLTALGGGLGVFLGIAARRLHVDAPSLDGELAELLPGQNCGQCGYPGCAAAAAALARGEAAVTVCPPGGRATAQALAARLCVEIDLSAVADAAPRAAHVDESLCIGCTRCARKCPTDAIVGAAKQAHTVIADVCSGCGACVAACPVEGISLRPLPVTLQSWYWPKPDDGVPRQ; the protein is encoded by the coding sequence ATGATCGAAGCGATCGTCGGATTGACCGCGCTCGGCGGCGGCCTCGGGGTGTTCCTCGGCATCGCCGCCAGGCGTCTGCACGTGGACGCGCCCTCCCTCGACGGCGAACTCGCCGAGCTTCTGCCCGGCCAGAACTGCGGGCAGTGCGGCTATCCCGGCTGCGCGGCGGCGGCGGCGGCGCTCGCGCGGGGGGAGGCGGCGGTGACGGTGTGCCCGCCCGGCGGCCGCGCCACCGCGCAGGCGCTGGCGGCGCGGCTGTGCGTCGAGATCGACCTCTCGGCGGTGGCCGACGCCGCGCCGCGCGCCGCGCACGTCGACGAGAGCCTGTGCATCGGCTGCACCCGCTGCGCGCGCAAGTGCCCGACCGACGCGATCGTCGGCGCGGCGAAGCAGGCGCACACGGTGATCGCCGACGTCTGCTCGGGCTGCGGCGCGTGCGTCGCCGCATGCCCGGTCGAGGGGATCTCGCTGCGCCCGCTGCCGGTGACGCTGCAATCGTGGTACTGGCCGAAGCCGGACGACGGAGTGCCGCGGCAATGA
- the rnfC gene encoding Electron transport complex protein rnfC, with protein MRLFRIRGGVHPAERKDATREKAVVAAPLPPRLVLPLQQHIGAPARPLVKPGDRVLKGQPVAAAAGPVSAAIHASTSGVVESIGPQPVPHPSGLPAPAIVLIPDGRDAWCAPMLSLGPYASPEAIAERVAEAGIVGLGGATFPSAVKLNLRQGHALDTLVMNGAECEPFLTCDDRLMRESASELIQGVALMARALGVSRAIVAIERNKPEATAAMTGAAAAYREISVVALPTRYPMGSEKHLVHALTGRETPARALTADIGVVVHNIATAFAVYEAVILGRPLVSRVLTVSGGAIARPMNLRVALGTPIRHLVDVCGGFVAPPQELLSGGPMMGQPLRSTEIPTVKGMNGVLALLPADTRRGPAHACLRCGACVSACPCGLLPFEMAAHVRNGDFAAALEAGLMDCIGCGSCAFACPSRIPLVQSFHHAKGHIAAEARLKQRNAEAKRLAEAKAGREARLAAARKAEMARKKAAAERARAEAGEG; from the coding sequence ATGAGGCTGTTCCGCATCCGGGGCGGCGTCCACCCCGCCGAACGCAAGGACGCGACACGCGAAAAGGCGGTGGTCGCGGCGCCGCTCCCGCCGCGTCTGGTGCTGCCGTTGCAGCAGCACATCGGCGCGCCCGCCCGGCCGCTGGTGAAGCCCGGCGACCGGGTGCTGAAGGGCCAGCCGGTCGCGGCGGCGGCGGGGCCGGTGTCGGCGGCGATTCACGCCTCGACCTCCGGCGTCGTCGAGTCGATCGGCCCGCAGCCGGTGCCTCATCCCTCCGGCCTGCCCGCTCCGGCGATCGTGCTGATCCCCGACGGTCGCGACGCGTGGTGCGCGCCGATGCTGTCGCTCGGCCCCTACGCGTCGCCCGAGGCGATCGCCGAACGGGTGGCGGAAGCCGGGATCGTCGGCCTCGGCGGCGCCACGTTCCCCTCGGCGGTGAAGCTCAACTTGCGCCAGGGCCACGCCCTCGACACCCTGGTGATGAACGGTGCCGAGTGCGAACCCTTCCTCACCTGCGACGATCGCCTGATGCGCGAGTCCGCCTCCGAACTGATTCAGGGCGTGGCGCTGATGGCGCGCGCGCTCGGCGTCTCCCGCGCGATCGTCGCGATCGAGCGCAACAAGCCCGAGGCGACCGCGGCGATGACCGGCGCGGCGGCGGCCTATCGCGAGATTTCGGTGGTGGCGCTGCCGACCCGCTATCCGATGGGGTCGGAGAAGCACCTCGTCCACGCCCTCACCGGCCGCGAGACGCCGGCGCGGGCGCTCACCGCCGATATCGGGGTGGTGGTCCACAACATCGCCACCGCGTTCGCGGTCTACGAGGCGGTGATCCTCGGACGGCCGCTGGTGTCGCGGGTTCTCACCGTTTCGGGCGGCGCGATCGCGCGGCCGATGAATCTCAGGGTCGCCCTCGGCACGCCGATCCGCCACCTCGTCGACGTCTGCGGCGGCTTCGTCGCGCCGCCGCAGGAACTGCTCTCCGGCGGGCCGATGATGGGCCAGCCGCTGCGCTCCACCGAAATTCCCACGGTCAAGGGAATGAACGGCGTGCTGGCGCTGCTGCCCGCCGACACCCGGCGCGGCCCGGCGCACGCCTGCCTGCGCTGCGGCGCATGCGTTTCCGCCTGCCCGTGCGGCCTGTTGCCGTTCGAGATGGCGGCGCACGTGCGCAACGGCGATTTCGCCGCGGCGCTGGAGGCGGGGCTGATGGACTGCATCGGGTGCGGCTCGTGCGCGTTCGCCTGTCCGTCGCGGATTCCGCTGGTGCAGAGTTTCCATCACGCCAAGGGGCACATCGCCGCCGAGGCACGCCTCAAGCAGCGCAACGCCGAGGCGAAGCGCCTCGCCGAGGCCAAGGCCGGGCGCGAAGCCCGGCTCGCCGCCGCGCGCAAGGCGGAGATGGCGCGCAAGAAGGCCGCCGCCGAACGGGCGCGCGCCGAAGCGGGAGAGGGCTGA
- the rsxG gene encoding putative oxidoreductase (Evidence 3 : Function proposed based on presence of conserved amino acid motif, structural feature or limited homology; PubMedId : 10637328, 12773378; Product type pe : putative enzyme) produces the protein MASLRSRPWYQGVLLGGFCLVAAATLAWGQRLTAPAIAAAARADLAASLDQVIPATLRDNDMTADTVTVEGEGGPTPVYRARKNGAITAVAYRVVGQGYGGEIELVMGVDRAGEILGVRVVRHAETPGLGDRIDVRKSDWIKAFTGHSRANTPDSQWAVKKDGGMFDQFSGATVTPRAVVRAVKQGLALFHANRAQMLGPDAAAAPREPGRLS, from the coding sequence ATGGCCTCGCTCCGCTCGCGCCCGTGGTATCAAGGGGTTCTGCTCGGCGGCTTCTGCCTCGTCGCCGCGGCGACGCTCGCCTGGGGGCAGCGCCTCACCGCGCCCGCGATCGCCGCGGCCGCCCGGGCCGATCTCGCCGCCTCGCTCGACCAGGTGATTCCCGCGACCCTGCGCGACAACGACATGACCGCCGATACCGTGACGGTGGAGGGCGAGGGCGGACCGACGCCGGTCTATCGCGCCCGCAAGAACGGTGCGATCACCGCGGTCGCCTACCGCGTCGTCGGCCAGGGCTACGGCGGCGAGATCGAGCTGGTGATGGGGGTCGACCGCGCCGGCGAGATTCTCGGCGTGCGGGTGGTGCGGCATGCCGAGACGCCCGGTCTCGGCGACCGCATCGACGTGCGCAAGAGCGACTGGATCAAGGCCTTCACCGGGCATTCGCGCGCCAACACGCCGGACTCGCAGTGGGCGGTGAAGAAGGATGGCGGCATGTTCGACCAGTTCTCCGGCGCCACCGTCACGCCGCGGGCGGTGGTCCGGGCGGTGAAGCAGGGGCTTGCGCTGTTCCACGCCAACCGCGCGCAGATGCTCGGGCCGGACGCCGCCGCCGCGCCCCGCGAACCCGGGAGGCTTTCATGA
- a CDS encoding PAS/PAC sensor signal transduction histidine kinase produces MSKTSGRATGGDAESATAARISGRDLPDQHPDLPPGLFFDTVEALGSAISVADADGTILYVNPAFEQITGYAAADVIGRNHSLLSNKKTPARVYDDLWRSIAAGKTWHGRLLNRRKDGTPYLADLKVVPVRSGADRPGYYLGIQRDASAEMSLERSVATQKALIENVIDLAPVVMALLNEHGKVMIDNHAYKVLMADMGGQEPAWAFLKAVSDGDAASILVERREFDGVEARIEVGRRLGPRWFACSGLWIDVARPEIDSYYEPGTGRALLLVCLDVTARMRAFQQAKTSAIRALTAEIQQAQGMREVLQGAVYQLQGPLNMLGAAAAMLERQGDRNPAFAAALDDVRRAGAETLAHLRDSLPRTVPEPVLPLNVNELVREVMDFMVDRLLAEGVALSWLPTPVLPAVSGRAGLLRTLLKVLIDNAVDAVGEPGATERAITIETRRAAAGGVEIAIADSGPGVAPGTRARMFEPFFSAWRRARGRPGMGLAIAQNILTEHGGTIAVETDAHGGCRIVVGLPSEDEALITRGDGV; encoded by the coding sequence ATGTCAAAGACTTCTGGGCGGGCGACGGGAGGGGATGCGGAAAGCGCGACGGCGGCGCGGATATCCGGGCGGGATCTACCGGACCAGCACCCCGACCTACCCCCGGGATTGTTCTTCGACACCGTCGAGGCGCTCGGCTCGGCGATTTCGGTCGCCGACGCCGACGGCACGATTCTCTACGTCAACCCGGCGTTCGAACAGATCACCGGCTACGCCGCCGCCGACGTGATCGGCCGCAACCACAGCCTGCTCTCGAACAAGAAGACTCCGGCGCGGGTCTACGACGACCTGTGGCGCTCGATCGCCGCGGGCAAGACCTGGCACGGCCGCCTGCTCAACCGCCGCAAGGACGGCACCCCCTACCTCGCCGACCTCAAGGTGGTGCCGGTGCGGTCGGGCGCGGATCGCCCCGGCTACTACCTCGGCATCCAGCGCGACGCCTCCGCCGAGATGAGCCTCGAACGCTCGGTGGCGACGCAGAAGGCGCTGATCGAGAACGTCATCGACCTCGCCCCGGTGGTGATGGCGCTCCTGAACGAGCACGGCAAGGTGATGATCGACAACCATGCCTACAAGGTGCTGATGGCCGATATGGGCGGGCAGGAACCGGCGTGGGCGTTCCTGAAGGCGGTCTCCGACGGCGACGCCGCGAGCATTCTGGTCGAGCGCCGCGAGTTCGACGGCGTCGAGGCGCGGATCGAGGTCGGCCGCCGCCTCGGACCGCGGTGGTTCGCCTGCTCGGGGTTGTGGATCGACGTCGCCCGGCCGGAAATCGACAGCTACTACGAGCCCGGGACCGGCCGTGCGCTGCTGCTCGTCTGCCTCGACGTGACGGCGCGGATGCGCGCCTTCCAGCAGGCCAAGACCTCGGCGATCCGCGCGCTCACCGCCGAGATCCAGCAGGCGCAGGGCATGCGCGAGGTGCTCCAGGGCGCGGTCTATCAGCTTCAGGGTCCGCTCAACATGCTGGGCGCGGCGGCGGCGATGCTGGAGCGCCAAGGCGACCGCAACCCCGCCTTCGCCGCCGCCCTCGACGACGTCCGCCGCGCGGGGGCGGAGACTCTCGCGCACCTGCGCGATTCGCTGCCGCGCACCGTCCCCGAGCCGGTTCTCCCCTTGAACGTCAACGAACTGGTGCGCGAGGTGATGGATTTCATGGTCGATCGCCTGCTTGCCGAGGGGGTGGCGCTCTCGTGGTTGCCGACCCCGGTTCTGCCCGCCGTCAGCGGCCGCGCCGGTCTGCTCCGCACCCTTCTCAAGGTGCTGATCGACAACGCCGTGGACGCGGTGGGGGAACCCGGCGCGACCGAGCGCGCGATCACGATCGAAACCCGCCGCGCCGCCGCCGGCGGGGTCGAGATCGCGATCGCGGATTCCGGTCCCGGGGTCGCCCCCGGCACCCGCGCGCGGATGTTCGAGCCGTTCTTCTCCGCGTGGCGGCGCGCCCGCGGCCGCCCGGGCATGGGCCTCGCGATCGCGCAGAACATCCTGACCGAGCACGGCGGCACCATCGCGGTCGAGACGGACGCGCACGGCGGCTGCCGCATCGTCGTCGGCCTGCCGTCGGAAGACGAGGCGTTGATCACCCGGGGAGACGGAGTCTGA
- a CDS encoding Hly-III related proteins — translation MTETCSLPERVADAILHGCGVIATVAASAVLLTLAIQSGEPRGIAAAAVYAGGLLASFGFSAAYNLCPASRWKEALRRCDHAAIYLFIAATYTPLCLVALRGAIGAALLAAVWAVALLGFGMKLAWPRRFERVSIALYLALGWAGLAAAGAIVRALPTAALVLLLVGGILYSLGVVFHVWRRLRFQNAIWHGFVLSAAACHYAAVVATVVR, via the coding sequence ATGACCGAGACCTGTTCGCTGCCCGAGCGCGTCGCCGACGCGATCCTCCACGGCTGCGGCGTGATCGCCACCGTGGCCGCGAGCGCGGTGCTGCTGACGCTGGCGATCCAGTCGGGCGAGCCGCGCGGCATCGCCGCGGCGGCGGTCTACGCCGGGGGGCTGCTGGCGAGCTTCGGCTTTTCCGCCGCCTACAACCTCTGTCCCGCCTCGCGCTGGAAGGAGGCGCTGCGGCGTTGCGACCACGCCGCGATCTATCTCTTCATCGCCGCCACCTATACGCCGCTGTGCCTCGTCGCGCTCCGCGGCGCGATCGGGGCCGCCCTGCTGGCGGCGGTGTGGGCGGTGGCGCTCCTCGGTTTCGGCATGAAGCTGGCGTGGCCGCGGCGCTTCGAACGGGTGTCGATCGCTCTCTATCTGGCGCTCGGCTGGGCGGGGCTCGCCGCGGCGGGCGCGATCGTCCGCGCGCTGCCGACGGCGGCGCTGGTCCTGCTGCTGGTCGGCGGGATTCTCTATTCGTTGGGCGTGGTGTTCCACGTCTGGCGGCGGCTGCGCTTCCAGAACGCGATCTGGCACGGCTTCGTGCTTTCGGCGGCGGCCTGCCATTACGCCGCGGTGGTGGCGACGGTGGTGCGCTGA
- the rsxA gene encoding putative inner membrane subunit of an electron transport system (Evidence 3 : Function proposed based on presence of conserved amino acid motif, structural feature or limited homology; PubMedId : 10411911, 10637328, 12773378; Product type pm : putative membrane component), with amino-acid sequence MAEYLFLILGTVLVNNVVLVKFLGLCPFMGVSNKVETALGMGMATTFVLTLATAAGWGLEHLLLGPLNIGYLRILTFILVIAAVVQFTELVIRKVSPLLHQVLGIFLPLITTNCAVLGVALLNIQAEHGFVESVLYGFGSAAGFTLVMVLFAGLRERLALSAVPVAFAGAPAAFVTAGLLSMAFMGFAGLAPQ; translated from the coding sequence ATGGCGGAATATCTGTTTCTCATCCTTGGCACGGTGTTGGTGAACAACGTCGTGCTGGTCAAGTTCCTCGGCTTGTGCCCGTTCATGGGCGTGTCGAACAAGGTCGAGACCGCGCTCGGCATGGGCATGGCGACCACCTTCGTGCTCACTCTCGCGACCGCCGCGGGCTGGGGGCTGGAGCACCTGCTGCTCGGTCCCCTGAACATCGGCTATCTGCGCATCCTCACCTTCATCCTCGTGATCGCCGCGGTGGTGCAGTTCACCGAGCTGGTGATCCGCAAGGTGTCGCCGCTGCTGCATCAGGTGCTCGGCATCTTCCTGCCGCTGATCACCACCAACTGCGCGGTGCTGGGCGTCGCGCTGCTCAACATCCAGGCGGAGCACGGGTTCGTCGAGAGCGTGCTCTACGGCTTCGGCTCGGCGGCGGGCTTCACCCTGGTGATGGTGCTGTTCGCGGGGCTGCGCGAGCGCCTGGCGCTGTCCGCGGTGCCGGTTGCGTTCGCGGGCGCGCCCGCGGCGTTCGTCACCGCCGGACTGCTGTCGATGGCGTTCATGGGATTCGCCGGTCTCGCGCCGCAGTGA
- a CDS encoding Extracellular solute-binding protein family 3, translating to MGRSAIVRVCGWVLVALAISIRAGGPADAADDRLDRIRADGVIRIGYAEEAPFALVRDGEVTGESPELAKLVAARLGIAEIDWVRVRFRELMPGLRDGLFDAVAAGMFVTPERARMVTFSAPTVRVAPGLLVHRGNPRNLHSYLDLLVQTDARIVVLSGSVEERDLERRGISPSRIRRVGDAETGWGLVAEGHADALALSLPTVRWMAGDGGSGVEAVAITPEPGQPFSTFDVAFAFARGQTRLARAWNRAQAEVLGSPEHLARIAPFGFAADDVAAR from the coding sequence ATGGGCCGGAGTGCCATCGTCAGGGTGTGCGGGTGGGTGCTCGTCGCGCTGGCGATCTCGATTCGCGCGGGCGGGCCCGCCGACGCCGCCGACGACCGGCTCGACCGCATCCGCGCCGACGGCGTGATCCGCATCGGCTACGCCGAGGAGGCGCCGTTCGCGCTGGTGCGCGACGGCGAGGTCACCGGCGAATCCCCCGAACTTGCGAAGCTGGTCGCGGCGCGTCTCGGCATCGCCGAGATCGACTGGGTCCGGGTGCGCTTCCGCGAACTGATGCCCGGTCTGCGCGACGGTCTGTTCGATGCGGTGGCGGCGGGAATGTTCGTCACGCCGGAGCGCGCGCGGATGGTGACCTTTTCCGCGCCGACGGTGCGGGTCGCGCCCGGCCTTCTGGTGCATCGGGGGAATCCCCGGAATCTCCACAGCTACCTCGACCTGCTGGTGCAGACCGACGCCCGCATCGTCGTGCTTTCGGGATCGGTGGAAGAGCGCGACCTGGAACGCCGCGGGATTTCCCCCTCGCGCATTCGCCGCGTCGGCGACGCCGAAACGGGTTGGGGACTGGTCGCCGAAGGCCACGCGGATGCGTTGGCGCTGTCGCTGCCGACGGTGCGCTGGATGGCGGGCGACGGCGGCAGCGGCGTCGAGGCGGTGGCGATAACGCCCGAGCCGGGGCAGCCGTTCTCGACCTTCGACGTCGCCTTCGCGTTCGCCAGGGGCCAGACGCGCCTCGCCCGCGCGTGGAACCGGGCGCAGGCGGAGGTTCTGGGCTCGCCCGAGCATCTGGCGCGGATCGCGCCATTCGGTTTCGCCGCCGACGACGTCGCCGCCAGATAG
- the rnfD gene encoding Electron transport complex protein RnfD produces MDNRPLVAGPFAHGGMSTPMLMAWVMIALTPATVFGLGLYGWPAIFLFAVTVAAAVAAEAACLRLAGKPLAALGDGSAALSGWILALTLPPWAPWWIGAAGAAIAMIVGKHVFGGLGQNLFNPAMVARVALLISFPLEMTRYVPPRPIYADGAPGFADALAITFGFHGHVDMDAVSSASLLGHAKTELARGLPLSETLGGFDPTQLFLGFATGSMGETSAALLLLGGALLLALRIVSWHTPAALILGVLLPAAAAHAADPERFLSPLVHAFAASTVFGALFIATDLVTSPVTRAGQMIFGAGCGVLIFVIRTWGGYPEGMAFAILLMNAATPLIDRWVRPRVYGRDRRGRPLPAKETR; encoded by the coding sequence ATGGACAACCGTCCGCTGGTCGCCGGACCGTTCGCCCACGGCGGCATGTCGACGCCGATGCTGATGGCGTGGGTGATGATCGCGCTCACCCCCGCGACGGTGTTCGGCCTCGGCCTCTACGGCTGGCCTGCGATCTTCCTGTTCGCCGTCACCGTCGCCGCGGCGGTGGCGGCCGAGGCGGCCTGCCTCCGGCTGGCGGGCAAGCCGCTCGCCGCCCTCGGCGACGGTTCGGCGGCGCTGTCGGGGTGGATTCTCGCGCTCACCCTGCCGCCGTGGGCGCCGTGGTGGATCGGCGCGGCGGGCGCGGCGATCGCGATGATCGTCGGCAAGCATGTGTTCGGCGGCCTCGGCCAGAATCTCTTCAATCCGGCAATGGTGGCGCGGGTCGCGCTGCTGATCTCGTTCCCGCTGGAGATGACCCGCTACGTGCCGCCGCGGCCGATCTACGCCGACGGCGCGCCGGGCTTCGCCGACGCGCTGGCGATCACCTTCGGCTTCCACGGCCATGTGGATATGGACGCGGTCAGCTCCGCGTCGCTGCTCGGCCACGCCAAGACCGAACTGGCGCGCGGCCTGCCGCTGTCGGAGACGCTGGGAGGCTTCGACCCGACGCAGCTGTTCCTCGGCTTCGCCACCGGCAGCATGGGCGAAACCTCGGCGGCGCTGCTGCTGCTGGGCGGCGCGCTGCTGCTGGCGCTGCGGATCGTCTCCTGGCATACCCCGGCGGCGCTGATCCTCGGCGTGCTTCTGCCTGCTGCGGCGGCGCACGCCGCCGATCCGGAGCGCTTCCTTTCGCCGCTGGTTCACGCGTTCGCCGCCTCGACGGTGTTCGGCGCGCTGTTCATCGCCACCGATCTCGTCACCTCGCCGGTGACGCGGGCGGGGCAGATGATCTTCGGCGCGGGCTGCGGCGTGCTGATCTTCGTGATCCGCACCTGGGGCGGCTACCCCGAGGGGATGGCGTTCGCGATCCTGCTGATGAACGCGGCGACGCCGCTGATCGACCGCTGGGTGCGGCCGCGGGTCTACGGCCGCGATCGCCGCGGCCGCCCGCTGCCCGCGAAGGAGACGCGCTGA
- the rsxE gene encoding putative inner membrane NADH-quinone reductase (Evidence 3 : Function proposed based on presence of conserved amino acid motif, structural feature or limited homology; PubMedId : 10411911, 10637328, 12773378; Product type pc : putative carrier): MTARALEILKDGLWTSNVTLAQKLALCPLLAVTATATNGLGMGLATTAVLIATNVAISALRRVITPQVRIPAFILVIAGIVTLVDMAINAWGHELYKVLGLFIPLIVTNCVILGRAEAFASRNRAAHAALDGLGMGLGFTLALTLVGGIREMLGSGTLFAGAALMLGAPMGFLETVVIPGYKGFLLMILPPGGFLVLGFVLAAKRAFELRAGRRAAAAAAR; the protein is encoded by the coding sequence ATGACCGCGCGCGCCCTCGAAATCCTCAAGGACGGACTCTGGACCAGCAACGTCACCCTGGCGCAGAAGCTCGCCCTTTGTCCGCTGCTGGCGGTCACCGCAACCGCCACCAACGGCCTCGGCATGGGGCTCGCCACCACCGCGGTGCTGATCGCCACCAACGTCGCGATCTCCGCGTTGCGCCGCGTCATCACGCCGCAGGTGCGCATCCCCGCGTTCATCCTGGTGATCGCCGGAATCGTCACCCTCGTCGACATGGCGATCAACGCCTGGGGGCACGAACTCTACAAGGTGCTCGGCCTGTTCATTCCCCTGATCGTCACCAACTGCGTGATCCTCGGCCGCGCCGAGGCGTTCGCCTCGCGCAACCGCGCCGCCCACGCGGCGCTCGACGGTCTCGGCATGGGGCTTGGCTTCACTCTTGCGCTGACGCTGGTGGGCGGGATCCGCGAGATGCTGGGCTCGGGCACCCTGTTCGCCGGAGCGGCGCTGATGCTGGGCGCGCCGATGGGCTTTCTCGAAACCGTGGTGATCCCCGGCTACAAGGGATTTCTGCTGATGATCCTGCCGCCCGGCGGCTTTCTCGTGCTCGGCTTCGTGCTCGCGGCGAAGCGGGCGTTCGAACTTCGCGCCGGGCGCCGGGCCGCCGCCGCGGCGGCGCGGTGA
- the rnfH gene encoding Protein RnfH, with protein sequence MALKIGVAYATSARQAWLRLELPDGATVGEAIAASGILAQFPEIDLATQKVGVFGKLTKLDAPLADGDRVEIYRPITADPARALDTP encoded by the coding sequence ATGGCGCTCAAGATCGGCGTCGCCTACGCCACATCCGCCCGTCAGGCGTGGCTCCGTCTCGAACTGCCGGACGGCGCGACCGTCGGCGAGGCAATCGCCGCTTCCGGCATCCTCGCCCAGTTTCCCGAGATCGATCTGGCGACGCAGAAGGTCGGGGTGTTCGGCAAGCTGACGAAGCTCGACGCGCCGCTCGCCGACGGCGACCGCGTCGAGATCTACCGGCCGATCACCGCCGATCCGGCGCGTGCCCTCGACACGCCCTAG